One genomic window of Mycteria americana isolate JAX WOST 10 ecotype Jacksonville Zoo and Gardens chromosome Z, USCA_MyAme_1.0, whole genome shotgun sequence includes the following:
- the MED18 gene encoding mediator of RNA polymerase II transcription subunit 18, giving the protein MEAPPVTMMPVTGGTINMMEYLLQGSVLDQSLESLLHRLRGLCDNMEPETFLDHEMVFLLKGQQASPFVLRARRSMDKSGMPWHLRYLGQPEIGDKNRHALVRNCVDIATSDNLTDFLVEMGFRMDHEFVAKGHVFRKGIMKIMVYKIFRILMPGNTESIEPLSLSYLVELNVVAPAGQDVVSDDMRNFAEQLKPLVHLEKIDPKRLM; this is encoded by the exons ATGGAGGCGCCCCCCGTTACCATGATGCCCGTCACGGGCGGCACCATCAACATGatggagtacctgctccaag GAAGCGTTTTGGACCAGAGCCTGGAGAGCCTGCTGCACCGCCTGCGCGGCCTGTGCGACAACATGGAGCCCGAGACCTTTCTGGACCACGAGATGGTGTTCCTGCTGAAGGGGCAGCAGGCCAGCCCCTTCGTGCTGCGGGCGCGGCGGTCCATGGACAAAAGCGGGATGCCCTGGCACTTGCGCTACCTGGGCCAGCCAGAAATAGGCGACAAGAACCGCCATGCGCTGGTGCGCAACTGCGTGGACATCGCTACTTCGGACAACCTGACGGACTTTCTGGTGGAGATGGGCTTCCGCATGGACCACGAGTTTGTGGCCAAAGGGCATGTGTTCCGCAAGGGCATCATGAAGATCATGGTGTACAAGATCTTCCGCATCCTAATGCCAGGAAACACGGAGAGCATTGAGCCGCTCTCCCTCTCCTACCTGGTGGAGCTCAACGTGGTAGCGCCAGCAGGACAGGACGTCGTTTCTGATGACATGAGGAACTTTGCTGAGCAACTGAAGCCTCTAGTGCACCTGGAAAAAATTGACCCCAAAAGGCTAATGTGA